In Nostoc sp. UHCC 0926, a single genomic region encodes these proteins:
- a CDS encoding sensor histidine kinase translates to MTDKFKHWAINLEVVPFPVRIKAEWNQLIHVLSHLISNAVKYSDVGDLVTLQAIIQVSDKGDGIPLSQQSRIFEPLYQVNPSRARATGKAGLGLSIVKHLAEGMGGKVAILSEPGYGSTFILTLPALGAKI, encoded by the coding sequence ATGACAGATAAATTTAAGCATTGGGCAATCAATTTGGAAGTTGTTCCGTTTCCTGTGAGAATAAAGGCAGAGTGGAATCAACTTATACACGTATTAAGCCATTTAATTAGTAATGCAGTTAAATACTCGGATGTGGGTGATCTAGTTACCTTGCAGGCAATCATTCAAGTTAGCGACAAGGGTGATGGCATTCCCTTGTCGCAGCAGTCCCGCATTTTTGAACCCTTGTACCAAGTTAACCCTTCCCGCGCTCGTGCGACTGGCAAAGCAGGCTTAGGTTTATCTATTGTGAAACACCTAGCCGAAGGTATGGGAGGCAAAGTTGCCATCCTTTCAGAGCCAGGTTATGGTAGCACTTTTATTCTCACATTACCTGCTTTAGGAGCAAAAATATGA
- a CDS encoding sensor histidine kinase, with the protein MKQIIKVWINIDPFSLQSRLTVGIAAFSALVLGSLATWTSWKMQQILVDSHKYNIEQIAKRLPQDVQIYSEMMQPETGLQKAINNLANTNTLLWLKSPDNKILVKSATLDLLSNTTVAELMSLTKMPIKPQVYKVNQSYFVLCGSSVQVQDKLLGELFVVKDITREQRMFVVMVQSLGITSVLAIIVLTTAIAFYIKRSLQPLRQLNQMASVISAEDLGQAQLYFDNAPSEVKELAQTLTMLLSRLSQSWEQEREFVSNVSHELRTPLTIVHGYLQSVLRRQNNLTQTQQEALETAASEADRTIRLLQDLLDLARADSGYLYFQMKSYVLNDLVEEVVMMGEIYSDRIITIESKVNPIEIKADYSRLKQVLLNLIDNAVKYSEADPPIILKLNQLQDKAIIQVCDKGYGIPLQQQARIFERFYRVDESRSHTTGGCGLGLSIVKTLVEGMGGSVSVQSKLGEGSMFTISLPTYKSSK; encoded by the coding sequence GTGAAGCAAATCATAAAAGTTTGGATAAATATAGACCCATTTTCCTTACAGTCACGCCTCACGGTTGGTATTGCAGCATTTTCAGCTTTGGTATTAGGTAGCCTCGCTACATGGACTAGTTGGAAAATGCAGCAAATTTTAGTTGATAGTCATAAGTATAATATAGAGCAAATCGCCAAGCGCTTGCCACAAGATGTGCAAATTTATAGTGAAATGATGCAACCTGAAACTGGATTGCAAAAGGCTATTAATAATTTGGCAAATACCAACACATTATTATGGCTAAAAAGTCCTGATAATAAAATTTTAGTAAAATCTGCAACTTTAGATTTGTTATCTAATACTACGGTAGCTGAGTTAATGTCCCTGACTAAAATGCCGATTAAACCACAAGTTTACAAAGTAAACCAAAGCTACTTTGTTTTATGCGGTAGTTCTGTGCAAGTGCAGGATAAGTTGCTCGGTGAGTTATTTGTAGTCAAAGATATTACCCGCGAACAGAGAATGTTTGTAGTAATGGTGCAGAGTTTAGGTATTACTAGTGTTTTGGCAATTATTGTTTTAACTACTGCGATCGCATTTTATATTAAGCGTTCTCTGCAACCTCTGCGCCAGCTAAATCAAATGGCTTCTGTGATTTCCGCTGAAGATTTAGGACAAGCGCAGCTATATTTTGATAATGCACCCAGTGAAGTTAAAGAATTAGCTCAAACTTTAACTATGCTGTTATCGCGTCTTTCCCAATCATGGGAGCAAGAGCGAGAATTTGTGAGTAACGTTTCTCACGAATTACGTACACCCTTGACAATTGTACATGGTTATTTGCAAAGCGTCTTGCGAAGGCAGAATAACTTAACCCAAACCCAACAAGAAGCTTTAGAAACTGCTGCATCAGAAGCTGATCGCACTATCCGCCTACTACAAGATTTACTTGATTTAGCACGAGCAGATAGCGGGTACTTATATTTTCAAATGAAATCTTATGTGCTGAATGACTTGGTTGAAGAAGTTGTCATGATGGGAGAAATTTATAGCGATCGCATAATTACAATTGAGTCAAAAGTTAATCCAATTGAGATAAAAGCAGACTACAGTCGTCTGAAACAAGTATTATTAAATTTGATTGATAATGCTGTTAAGTATTCTGAAGCTGATCCACCCATAATTTTAAAATTGAATCAACTTCAAGACAAGGCGATTATTCAAGTTTGTGACAAAGGTTATGGGATTCCTTTGCAACAGCAAGCACGGATATTTGAGAGATTTTACCGCGTAGATGAATCCCGCTCTCATACTACTGGGGGTTGTGGTTTGGGTTTATCTATTGTCAAGACACTTGTAGAAGGTATGGGGGGTAGTGTAAGTGTGCAATCGAAATTAGGGGAAGGGAGTATGTTTACAATCAGTTTACCTACATATAAGAGTTCTAAATAA
- a CDS encoding class I SAM-dependent methyltransferase, which produces MTSPQDKYNSKLQIGDTDYGEKIRQSFAYYSDKWDNENLTYHYKIKRQWLLNTIHESYQKTRQINFNLKILDAGCGNGLYLIDIVEALENIYSLEGVGVDITKEMIDTSRKRSLHLKGKYEWIQIDLENDDYKSKLGEDQFDIIIMNGVVCYFKNIPKALKSLKNLLKQDGKLIIIHHNPNNLTNLVLRIQSLLESEFIWFRNPSEKEITTYAETEGYLLNKSQVLPCGGIPYLFYSLGKIFWDGYGLVFTLK; this is translated from the coding sequence ATGACATCACCTCAAGACAAATATAACTCTAAATTGCAGATTGGCGATACAGATTACGGAGAAAAAATACGTCAAAGTTTTGCTTATTACTCAGATAAATGGGATAATGAAAATTTAACCTATCACTATAAAATTAAAAGACAGTGGTTATTAAATACTATCCACGAATCTTATCAAAAAACACGACAAATAAATTTTAATTTAAAAATATTAGATGCTGGATGTGGCAACGGTCTGTATTTAATAGATATTGTAGAAGCTTTGGAAAATATTTATAGTCTAGAAGGTGTAGGTGTTGATATAACTAAAGAAATGATTGATACATCTCGAAAAAGATCACTACATTTAAAGGGTAAATATGAATGGATTCAAATAGATTTGGAGAATGATGATTATAAATCTAAACTCGGAGAAGACCAATTTGATATCATTATAATGAACGGAGTCGTATGTTATTTTAAAAATATACCCAAAGCGCTTAAATCTCTAAAAAACCTTTTAAAACAAGATGGAAAACTGATTATTATCCATCATAATCCCAATAATTTGACCAATCTTGTTCTGAGAATTCAAAGTCTATTAGAATCGGAATTTATCTGGTTTAGAAATCCTTCAGAAAAAGAAATCACAACTTACGCTGAAACAGAAGGCTATTTGTTAAATAAATCTCAAGTTTTACCTTGTGGAGGTATACCGTATTTATTTTATAGTCTAGGTAAGATATTTTGGGATGGTTACGGTTTAGTCTTTACCCTAAAATAA